One part of the Kryptolebias marmoratus isolate JLee-2015 linkage group LG2, ASM164957v2, whole genome shotgun sequence genome encodes these proteins:
- the LOC108247331 gene encoding gap junction delta-2 protein, whose product MGEWTILERLLEAAVQQHSTMIGRILLTVVVIFRILIVAIVGETVYEDEQTMFICNTLQPGCNQACYDKAFPISHIRYWVFQIILVCTPSLCFITYSVHQSAKQRDRRYSFLYPIMEKDFGGRDGARKIRNINGILVQHGGDGGGGKEEPDCLEVKEIPNAPRGLTHGKSSKVRRQEGISRFYIIQVVFRNALEIGFLAGQYFLYGFSVPGIFECDRYPCLKEVECYVSRPTEKTVFLVFMFAVSGICVVLNLAELNHLGWRKIKAAIRGVQARRKSICEIRKKDMAHLSQPPNLGRTQSSESAYV is encoded by the coding sequence GATCTTGCTGACAGTTGTGGTGATCTTCCGTATTCTGATTGTGGCCATCGTTGGGGAGACAGTGTATGAGGATGAGCAGACCATGTTCATATGTAACACTCTGCAGCCGGGCTGCAACCAGGCCTGCTATGACAAAGCCTTCCCAATCTCCCACATCCGCTACTGGGTCTTCCAGATTATACTGGTGTGCACACCTAGCCTCTGCTTCATCACCTACTCTGTCCATCAGTCTGCCAAGCAGAGAGACCGGCGTTACTCCTTTCTCTACCCCATTATGGAAAAGGACTTTGGAGGACGGGATGGTGCGCGAAAGATCCGCAACATAAATGGAATTCTAGTTCAGCATGGTGGCGATGGTGGGGGCGGTAAGGAAGAACCGGACTGTTTGGAGGTAAAGGAGATCCCCAATGCCCCTCGGGGCCTCACCCACGGGAAGAGCTCCAAGGTTCGCCGGCAAGAAGGGATCTCCCGTTTTTACATCATTCAAGTGGTTTTCCGAAATGCATTGGAGATTGGCTTCTTGGCAGGCCAGTATTTTCTTTACGGCTTCAGCGTGCCTGGGATTTTTGAGTGTGACCGCTACCCATGCCTCAAAGAAGTGGAGTGCTACGTGTCCCGGCCCACGGAAAAAACGGTTTTCCTGGTGTTCATGTTTGCCGTGAGCGGCATCTGCGTAGTGCTCAATCTGGCTGAGCTCAACCACCTGGGCTGGCGTAAGATCAAGGCCGCCATCAGGGGCGTCCAGGCCCGCAGGAAGTCCATCTGTGAGATCAGGAAAAAGGACATGGCACATCTGTCCCAGCCCCCCAACCTTGGGCGCACTCAGTCCAGCGAATCAGCTTACGTTTGA